The DNA segment ATGATCTTCCCGACGTCTCTGCCCCGCACGAAAAGATTGGTGTAGACCCCGGTCGGGACACCCGCATCCATGAACAGTTGCTCGAGTGCCAGTGCGGACTGGGGGCAGTTACTCGCGTGCTTGAGCAGGATCGTGTTGCCGAGGACGAGGTTCGGCCCCGCGAATCGGACCACCTGATACAGGGGGAAGTTCCACGGCATCACACCGAGAAGGACACCGAGCGGCTCGTTCACCAGCACGGCCGTGCCCTTGGCCACCGGCAGGGGGCGCTCTTCCAGCAGGTCGGGGCCGTGGTCGCCGTAGTAGGTGAGGATGTCGGCCGCGAGGTCGACCTCCGCACGGCTGGAGTCGATCAGCTTGCCGACCTCAAGGGTCAGGAGGTGAGCCAGTTCCTCCTTGCGCTCCCTCATGAGCCGGCCGGCGCGTTGTACGAGGGCCCCCCGGTCGGCCGTAGACCGGGCACGCCAGTGGGGAAAGCCACGGTGCGCCGCGTCGATCGCGCGACCTACGTCCTCCGCGCTCAGGGCCGGGAACTCCCGAACTCGCTCGCCGTTGTACGGGTTGACCGTGGCGATGGGGCTTCCCTGGCTGGTGACATGGGCGTCCATGACGCCTCCCTGGAGTTGTGACACCTCGGGTGTGCGGACCGTAACGGCCGTGCTCGGGAGGTGATCAGCCAGGGGGTCCAGCGGACGTGACCCACCATCCGAGTCCGGGACAGCCGAGATGCGGGCCGATCAGCCTGGGGTGCCGGTGTTTGGACTCGGACGTGGACGATGCCCTGCGACGGGCCGGCGGGATCGTTGCGGCAGTCGAGGAGGCAGAGCACTCTGATGCCGTTGGGCCCTGGCCTGCACCGTCTGGCCCGGTTGCCGCTCACAGCAGGAGGTCGAAGACGGCTCGGGCCTCGTCCCAGTGCTGGGTTCGAGGGTTCTTCAGGTCGGGGTGGAGGATCTTGAAGCTCTGGGCAAGGGCCAGGCTGAGGCCGCCGATGATGTCCGGGTAGGCCGCCTCGGTCTCCTCGTCGGGCGTGCGGTCCAGAGCGGGATGGGCGGCGAGCTGTTCCAGGATTGGCTTGAGGTCCACCTCCTGGTCGATCTTCCGGAAGTGGTGAATGCTCTCCTGCAGGCCTTTCGTGATCGGCAGGTCACTGGTCCGGATGATGTCGCGCCCGTTGGCCTTGGCAGTGGCCTGGGCGACGGTCAGCAGATCGTAGAGCTTGGCGTCGACGAAGTCGCTGTAGCGCTTGAGATCGTTCTTGTCGACGTCCAGCCCCGCGGCGGCCCGGAAGAACCTTTCGAACCTGGCGATGGACATCACGGTCATGACGGCAACCTCCGGCTGCGGGGGTCGGGGTGGGTTCCGGCCCCTGGGCTTTCCAGCCAGCCTGGCCTGCGGAGGCGCGCGAACGCATGCGCATGCCGGGCTCAATCGGCCTCCCCGTATTGCCCTGCCAGGCCCAGGCGTCCGACTGCCCGGGTCGTCGGACGGGCGTGCGGACCGACGGCAGGGCCGGAGAGCGCTCGGGAGAGGCCGGTGCGCAGGAGCCCGATCCGGATGACGCGGCCCATACCGTCCGCCAGCCGTTTCCCGACGCCGGGGAGGACATGGCGCGCCGTGCCTCGCAGGCGTTGTGGATTTCCCGTATAGCTGGGCTTTGCGGACTCTGGCTGAAGGCGGGGGACAGCGTGTCACGCGGCGTCGACGTTACCTCGGCGGCGTCTGTGGGCACTTAGGAGCGGCAGAGGCGGCCGATGAGGAGGGTGCAGCCATGCAGGTGTCGTCGCGGGGCGTTACGGTCGTGGCTCTCCTGGCGGATCCGGACGCGCCGACGGAGATCGCGCGGCGCATGGCCCGGACCCTTTCTGCTCGGCTCGCCGACAGATCGGGCCAGGCGCGACGGTTCGACGTCGAGGTGGTCAGTGAGCCCTTCACCGCGGGGACGGAAGACCCGCCCACCTTGATGCGCCGGATCATGGACCGTGGGAGTACGGAGAACTGGGACATCGTCGTGGCCCTCACCGACCTTCCGCTGCACTCACACGGGCGCAGGCTCGCTGTGAATGTGAATCACGCACACGGCCTGGCGCTGCTCTCTCTACCCTCCCTGGGAGGCATGCGACTGCAGACGAGGGCCCGGCGGGCCGTCGAAGAAGCCGTGCTGGGCATGGTGGGTCCGCAAACCACCGGGGCTGCAGGACCTCCGCGAAGTCAGCCGCTGTCGGGGCCCTCCGCCGATCACCTGGAGCCTGTTCATCCCGGCCGAACCGCTGAGAAGGAGACCGACGACCTTCGGTACGTCGTCAACGGGCCGCGCGGTTACCTGCGGGTGCTCGCCGGTATGGTCCGCGCCAACCGGCCGTGGCGGCTGGTGCCGGGCTTGTCGAAAGCCCTGGCGGCGGCGCTCGCCACAGGGGCGGTCGCCACCGTGAACTCCACCGTCTGGAACCTGGCCGCGTCCCTCAGCACGCCACGCCTCGTCATCGCCGCGGTCGGATCTGTCGCGATCATGATCGGCTGGCTGATCATAGACGCGGAGCTGTGGCATCGATCGGCGCAGAGCTCGCCGGAGGCGAGGCAGAGGGCGTGGTTGTACAACGCCTCGACGGTCGCGACCGTGGGTATCGGGGTGCTCGTCTGCTACGTGGGTCTGATGGTCACCAACTGGGTGTGGGCGCTGTTCATCCTCAACGATCAGGTGTTCGCCTCCATGACGCGAACCCCGTTGCACGCCGGGGAGTACCTGACGCTGGCCTGGTTCGTCGCTTCGGTCGCCACCGTGGGCGGCGCGTTGGGATCAGGCTTGGAGAGCGACGAGGCGATCCGGGCGGCCGCCTACTCCAAGCGCGAACAGGAACGTCGCCACATGCTCCAGGACGACCACGCTGACCAGCCCTCGAAGTGAACCGCCACCAGCGCACATGGCTCCTACAGCGGCGGCGCGGTCGACGCGACCTGGCGGAACGCTCCGGCTAGGCTCACACCCGTGACGTGGCTGCGGGCCTTCAGGGAGGTCATGCGATCCGGGCTCACGATCGAGGAGACGCGGCTGGAGCCCTTGCTCGCGCTGCGCACGGCCGCTGGGGTGGCGATCGTCATCGGACCGGCCCTGTGGCTGGTCTCCCCCGCGTACGCCGCATCGGCCGCCCTCGGTGCCTACTCCGCGGGTGCGGCCACCTTCCAGCGCACCTGGCGGCCACGCAAGGTGATCGCGCTCGGCGCGGGCGCGGGTCTGGCGCTCAGCACCTTCGTGGGCTACCTGGCGGCAGGGCGACTCGTGACGTTCCTCCCGCTGCTGGCCGTATGGGCCTTTGCCGCGGGGATGGCGTGGGCCGTCGGATCGACCGCTGGAATCGTCGCAGCGACGACCGTCGGCAGCATGCTGGTGACCATCACCCTGCCGACGAGCGTCGAGCGAGCCCTGGAGCACGCCGCGATCATCGCGCTGGGAGGCGTGGCGCAGGCCGTGCTGATCTTGCTGTTCCCGATCCGCCGTTGGGGGGCGCACCGTGACGCGCTCGCCGACGCCCTGGCCGCCATGGCGGACTACGCCCGCCGACTGCGACACGAACCGACCGCCCCGTTCGACCCGGAGCCGTTGATGACGGCCCGGGACGCGGCGGCCGTGACGCCGTCACAGGCCCGCACCCGTCCCCCCGTCCTCCACGGCCCCCGGGGCCTCGCCGAGCGCATTCGGCCGGTCGTCGCAGCGCTCGCCGACCCGGACATCGGCGCCCCGGCGGAGGGACCCGGGCGGGACCGCGCACGGGAGCTGCTCGACGCGGCCGCCGACGTGCTGGACGCGGCTGCCCGTTCGATCCGCCGCGGCATTCCCGCCGAGGTGCCGTCCGGGAGCGCGGACGTCCTGCGCGTCGACGAGGAGCATGAGGTGCTGGAGGGTCCCGCGCGGCAGGCCGCCGAGCGGCTCGTGGAACTGCTCGGCGAGGCGTTGGAAGTCGCCGGGAGCGGCGGTGTGCGCGGGAAGGCGCCCACGCCGCCCGGCCCCGCGAGCGGCCAGTTCCGGGTGCGCCCGACCATGTTCCGGCTGGTCCCGGTCGTCCTTCGAGCGGTCCGCCGTGAGCTCCGCCCGGACTCGCCCGTATTCCGGCACGCCGTCCGCCTGGCGGTGGTGGCCGTGCTGGGCTATCTGATCGCCTCCCGGCTACCCCTCGGCCACGGCTACTGGGCGCCCATCGCCTCAGTGATGGTGATGCGGCCGGACTTCCACCAGACGTACGCGCGTGCGGTGGCCCGTTTCGCCGGAACCCTGGCGGGGGTCGCGTTCGCCACCGCGATGGTGCGGGCCCTGGGCCCGGACGCCCACGTGTTCGGCGTGCTGGCGGTGGTCTCGGCGGGCCTGTCGTACACGCTGATCCGTACCGGCTACGCCTACTCCCAGTGCTTCACTGCCGCGTACGTCGTCTTCCTGCTCGGCATGGGCGGCCAGGCATGGGAGCAGACGGTCCCGGAACGGGTGGTGCTCACCCTGTTGGGCGGGGCCCTGGCAATGCTGGCGTACGTGGTGTTCCCCGCATGGGAGACACTCCGGCTGCCGGGCCGGCTTGCGGACTGGCTCGCCGCCAACGGCCGTTACGCGGCCGCCGTGCTCCGCAGCTACGCCGAACCGACCCGGGAGCATCGCGCCGACATGCGCAGGGCACTGCTGGCAAGCAGGGAGGCACGTGCCGCCTGGCAGGAGGCCTACGACCAGGCAAAGCATGAACCGGTCCGTCCCAGGGGTCTGACGTCGCGTGAGGCGGAG comes from the Streptomyces griseiscabiei genome and includes:
- a CDS encoding FUSC family protein, which produces MTWLRAFREVMRSGLTIEETRLEPLLALRTAAGVAIVIGPALWLVSPAYAASAALGAYSAGAATFQRTWRPRKVIALGAGAGLALSTFVGYLAAGRLVTFLPLLAVWAFAAGMAWAVGSTAGIVAATTVGSMLVTITLPTSVERALEHAAIIALGGVAQAVLILLFPIRRWGAHRDALADALAAMADYARRLRHEPTAPFDPEPLMTARDAAAVTPSQARTRPPVLHGPRGLAERIRPVVAALADPDIGAPAEGPGRDRARELLDAAADVLDAAARSIRRGIPAEVPSGSADVLRVDEEHEVLEGPARQAAERLVELLGEALEVAGSGGVRGKAPTPPGPASGQFRVRPTMFRLVPVVLRAVRRELRPDSPVFRHAVRLAVVAVLGYLIASRLPLGHGYWAPIASVMVMRPDFHQTYARAVARFAGTLAGVAFATAMVRALGPDAHVFGVLAVVSAGLSYTLIRTGYAYSQCFTAAYVVFLLGMGGQAWEQTVPERVVLTLLGGALAMLAYVVFPAWETLRLPGRLADWLAANGRYAAAVLRSYAEPTREHRADMRRALLASREARAAWQEAYDQAKHEPVRPRGLTSREAEEAQEALQGFGRAAMLMESHVPRDVSRSVPEADRFAEALEEDTAQAAVDVREHRNPDWARVAEALHAWEGGAARERSPVLRRGAELQKRALEDLTTAVSRTPLERDVGSALEEQRVRGAAAAEGDGSGPARRGG
- a CDS encoding DUF1931 family protein; protein product: MTVMSIARFERFFRAAAGLDVDKNDLKRYSDFVDAKLYDLLTVAQATAKANGRDIIRTSDLPITKGLQESIHHFRKIDQEVDLKPILEQLAAHPALDRTPDEETEAAYPDIIGGLSLALAQSFKILHPDLKNPRTQHWDEARAVFDLLL